A genome region from Ottowia testudinis includes the following:
- a CDS encoding D-amino acid dehydrogenase: MHCSVLPKLCARIDLQGMAMKVIVLGGGVIGVSTAYYLARSGADVTVLERQPDVALETSFANAGQVSPGYSTPWAAPGIPLKALKWMFQQHAPLSIRADGSLFQLRWMAAMLRNCTSARYAVNKERMTRIAEYSRDCLRSLRADTGIAYEQRALGTLQVFRTPDQLAAAQRDTAVLDACGVPYRLMLQPDALAEIEPALAHAPGLVGGLHLPGDETGDCQRFTTQLADMARALGVQFRFGADVAGLQKRGDQITGVRLAGEAGEVLTADRYVLALGSYSRDLLQPLGLDLPVYPVKGYSLTVPLVGEARAPRSTVMDETYKVAITRFDQRIRVGGMAELGGFDLSLNPRRRATLEMVTRGLFDGGGDLPAATFWTGLRPMTPDGTPIVGATRFDNLLLNTGHGTLGWTMAAGSGKLVADLALGRRPDVSTEGLELSRYDRARSGRAAGSSHRPMPA; encoded by the coding sequence ATGCACTGCAGCGTCTTGCCTAAACTTTGTGCACGTATTGACTTGCAGGGGATGGCAATGAAAGTGATCGTTCTGGGCGGTGGCGTCATCGGTGTCAGCACCGCGTACTACTTGGCGCGCTCCGGCGCCGACGTGACGGTGCTCGAGCGCCAGCCCGACGTGGCGCTGGAAACCAGCTTTGCCAACGCGGGCCAGGTGTCGCCCGGCTACAGCACACCGTGGGCCGCGCCGGGCATTCCACTGAAGGCGCTCAAGTGGATGTTTCAGCAGCACGCGCCGCTGTCGATCCGCGCCGATGGCTCGCTGTTCCAACTGCGCTGGATGGCCGCCATGCTGCGCAATTGCACCAGCGCCCGCTACGCCGTCAACAAGGAGCGCATGACGCGCATCGCCGAGTACAGCCGCGACTGCCTGCGCAGCCTGCGCGCCGACACCGGTATCGCCTACGAGCAGCGCGCGCTGGGCACGCTGCAGGTATTCCGCACGCCCGACCAACTGGCCGCCGCGCAGCGCGACACGGCCGTGCTGGACGCCTGCGGCGTGCCGTATCGCCTGATGCTGCAGCCCGACGCGCTGGCCGAGATCGAGCCCGCGCTGGCGCACGCACCCGGCCTGGTCGGCGGCCTGCACCTGCCGGGCGACGAAACGGGCGACTGCCAGCGCTTCACCACGCAACTGGCCGACATGGCGCGCGCGCTGGGCGTTCAGTTCCGCTTTGGCGCGGACGTTGCCGGCTTGCAGAAACGCGGTGATCAGATCACCGGCGTGCGCCTGGCTGGCGAGGCCGGCGAGGTGCTCACGGCCGACCGTTATGTGCTGGCACTGGGCAGCTATTCGCGCGACTTGCTCCAGCCTCTGGGGCTGGATTTGCCGGTGTACCCGGTCAAGGGCTATTCGCTTACCGTGCCGCTGGTGGGCGAAGCGCGTGCGCCCCGTTCCACCGTGATGGACGAGACCTACAAGGTCGCCATCACGCGGTTCGACCAGCGCATCCGCGTCGGCGGCATGGCCGAGCTGGGCGGGTTCGACCTGTCGCTCAACCCGCGCCGCCGCGCCACGCTGGAAATGGTCACGCGCGGCTTGTTTGACGGCGGCGGCGACCTGCCCGCCGCCACGTTCTGGACCGGCCTGCGCCCCATGACGCCCGACGGCACCCCCATTGTGGGCGCCACGCGCTTCGACAACCTGCTGCTCAACACGGGCCATGGCACGCTGGGCTGGACGATGGCGGCGGGCTCGGGCAAGCTGGTGGCCGACTTGGCGCTGGGGCGGCGGCCAGATGTTTCAACCGAGGGACTGGAATTGTCCCGCTACGACCGTGCGCGGAGTGGGCGAGCGGCGGGCAGCTCACACCGGCCGATGCCTGCTTAA
- a CDS encoding CoA-acylating methylmalonate-semialdehyde dehydrogenase yields the protein MQHDKPITRTIGHLIDGQIVTDTARTQPVFNPATGQSSLNVALASKATVEQAIASSEKAFPAWRNTPPLKRARVMSKLKVLLEEHADKIAAMITAEHGKVLNDAHGELQRGIENVEYASYAPELLKGEHSRNVGPGIDSWAEHQPLGVCAGITPFNFPAMVPLWMWPMAVACGNTFVLKPSERDPSSALLIAQLALEAGLPPGVLNVVNGDKEAVDALLHSPTVKAISFVGSTPIAEYIYSEGTKNGKRVQALGGAKNHAVVMPDADIANAVSAMMGAAYGSCGERCMAVPLIVAVGDEVADQMIAGLKTEIAKMKVGPGTQTDNGGNDMGPLVTQPHFEKVRGYVDQGVKEGATLLVDGRGLKVKGHEDGYFLGPCLFDHVKPGMVIYQEEIFGPVLGIVRVPSLEEAMQLINNHEYGNGTCIFTRDGEAARHFTDHIQVGMVGVNVPLPVPVAYHSFGGWKRSLFGDLHAYGPDAVRFYTKRKTITQRWPSGGVREGAVFSFPSHHA from the coding sequence ATGCAACACGACAAACCCATCACGCGAACCATCGGCCACCTCATTGACGGCCAGATCGTCACCGACACGGCGCGCACGCAACCCGTGTTCAACCCCGCCACGGGCCAATCGAGCCTGAATGTGGCGTTGGCCAGCAAGGCCACCGTCGAACAGGCCATCGCCAGTTCCGAAAAAGCCTTCCCCGCCTGGCGCAACACGCCCCCGCTCAAGCGCGCGCGGGTGATGAGCAAACTGAAAGTGCTGCTCGAAGAACATGCCGACAAGATCGCCGCCATGATCACCGCCGAGCACGGCAAGGTGCTGAACGACGCGCATGGCGAGTTGCAGCGCGGCATCGAGAACGTGGAATACGCCAGCTACGCGCCCGAGCTGCTCAAGGGCGAGCACAGCCGCAACGTCGGCCCCGGCATCGACTCGTGGGCCGAGCACCAGCCGCTGGGTGTGTGCGCGGGCATCACGCCGTTCAACTTTCCGGCCATGGTGCCGCTGTGGATGTGGCCGATGGCGGTGGCGTGCGGCAACACCTTTGTGCTGAAGCCTTCGGAGCGCGACCCGTCCAGCGCGCTGCTGATCGCCCAACTGGCGCTGGAAGCCGGCCTGCCGCCGGGCGTGCTGAACGTGGTGAATGGCGACAAGGAAGCGGTGGACGCGCTGCTGCACTCGCCCACGGTGAAGGCGATCAGCTTCGTTGGCTCCACACCCATCGCGGAATACATCTACAGCGAAGGCACGAAAAATGGCAAGCGCGTGCAGGCGCTGGGCGGCGCCAAGAACCACGCCGTGGTGATGCCCGACGCCGACATCGCCAACGCCGTCAGCGCCATGATGGGCGCTGCCTACGGTTCGTGCGGCGAGCGCTGCATGGCCGTGCCGCTGATCGTGGCCGTGGGCGACGAAGTGGCCGACCAGATGATCGCCGGCCTGAAGACCGAGATCGCCAAGATGAAGGTCGGCCCCGGCACCCAGACCGACAACGGCGGCAACGACATGGGGCCGCTGGTGACCCAGCCGCATTTCGAGAAGGTGCGCGGCTACGTCGATCAGGGCGTAAAGGAAGGCGCCACGCTGCTGGTCGATGGGCGTGGGCTGAAGGTCAAGGGCCACGAAGACGGCTACTTCCTCGGCCCCTGCCTGTTCGACCATGTGAAGCCCGGCATGGTGATCTACCAGGAGGAAATCTTCGGCCCCGTGCTGGGCATCGTGCGCGTGCCCTCGCTGGAAGAAGCCATGCAGCTCATCAACAATCACGAATACGGCAACGGCACCTGCATCTTCACGCGCGATGGCGAAGCGGCGCGGCACTTCACCGACCACATTCAGGTCGGCATGGTGGGTGTGAACGTGCCGCTGCCGGTGCCCGTGGCGTACCACAGCTTCGGCGGCTGGAAGCGCAGCCTGTTCGGCGACCTGCACGCCTACGGGCCGGATGCGGTGCGCTTCTACACCAAGCGCAAGACGATCACGCAGCGCTGGCCGTCAGGCGGCGTGCGTGAGGGCGCGGTGTTCAGTTTTCCGAGCCACCACGCCTGA
- a CDS encoding IS110 family transposase, translating into MFSIGIDVAKAKLDVCVLFEQRSRTKVVPNSPAGFAQLLAWLQQHWPTQPLSGFHAILEGTGAYHEAAACALFDAGIRVSIVNPAQVRDFARGLGIRTKTDGVDSAVLARYGLLVQPAAWTPPPARVLQALLSRREAIAQDLRRERNRLEKQQAGQPVALVQSSLEDSIAFLQQQLKDIERQIDRHIDSHPDLKGDEQLLQSIPAVGEKVSTQMLSLLRSRSFDTAEQLAAYLGLVPVERQSGSSLLGRARLSKAGPAKLRATLYMAAVVGTRYNPHVKALYERLLANGKPKMAALGAAMRKLVHLCFGVWKHQQPYRADLVNAA; encoded by the coding sequence ATGTTCTCCATCGGCATTGATGTGGCCAAAGCCAAGCTCGATGTCTGTGTCCTCTTCGAGCAGCGCAGCCGCACCAAGGTGGTGCCCAACTCGCCCGCCGGCTTTGCGCAGTTGCTGGCCTGGCTGCAACAGCATTGGCCCACGCAGCCCTTGAGCGGCTTTCACGCCATTCTGGAAGGCACTGGTGCCTATCACGAAGCCGCTGCTTGCGCCCTGTTCGATGCCGGTATCCGGGTGTCCATCGTCAACCCGGCGCAGGTGCGTGACTTTGCCCGGGGACTGGGCATTCGCACCAAGACCGACGGCGTGGACAGCGCCGTGCTGGCGCGCTACGGGCTGCTGGTGCAACCGGCGGCCTGGACGCCCCCGCCCGCGCGCGTGCTGCAGGCCTTGCTGAGCCGGCGCGAGGCGATCGCCCAGGACTTGCGGCGTGAGCGCAACCGGCTGGAGAAGCAACAGGCCGGCCAGCCCGTGGCGCTGGTGCAGTCGTCCTTGGAGGACTCGATTGCCTTCTTGCAGCAGCAGCTCAAGGACATTGAGCGGCAGATCGATCGGCACATTGACAGCCACCCGGATCTGAAGGGCGATGAGCAACTTCTGCAAAGCATCCCTGCGGTAGGTGAGAAGGTCAGCACACAGATGCTGAGTCTGCTGCGCAGCCGCAGTTTCGACACCGCCGAGCAACTGGCCGCTTATCTGGGGTTGGTGCCTGTTGAGCGGCAGTCGGGCTCTTCGCTCCTGGGCAGGGCGAGGCTGTCGAAGGCGGGGCCGGCCAAGCTCAGAGCCACGTTGTACATGGCAGCGGTGGTGGGCACTCGATACAACCCGCATGTGAAGGCTCTGTACGAGCGGCTGCTGGCCAACGGCAAGCCCAAGATGGCTGCGCTGGGCGCGGCCATGCGCAAGCTGGTGCATCTGTGCTTCGGGGTGTGGAAACATCAGCAGCCTTATCGGGCAGATTTGGTAAATGCCGCTTGA
- a CDS encoding DJ-1/PfpI family protein, with protein MHIAILTFDGFNELDSLIAYGMLSRLSLLGDADWRVSIASPTTRVTSMNGLTLDAHVGLPEACSADAVLVGSGMKTRDVAATPAIMDQLRLNPDRQLVGAQCSGTFLLARLGLLGQFPASTDLTSRPWVEAAGVDVRNQAFVERGNLATAGGCLAAPYLAAWFILRLKGLEAAREVLHYFAPVGEKESYVERALATLVPQPVAVAA; from the coding sequence ATGCATATCGCCATCCTGACGTTTGATGGCTTCAATGAGCTGGATTCCTTGATTGCCTACGGCATGCTGAGTCGCCTCAGTCTGTTGGGCGATGCGGACTGGCGCGTGAGCATCGCAAGCCCGACGACGCGTGTCACGTCGATGAATGGGCTGACGTTGGATGCCCATGTCGGCTTGCCTGAAGCCTGCAGCGCAGACGCCGTGTTGGTGGGCAGCGGGATGAAGACGCGCGACGTCGCGGCTACGCCGGCCATCATGGATCAGTTGCGGCTGAACCCGGATCGCCAGCTCGTCGGCGCGCAGTGTTCAGGTACTTTTTTGCTGGCGCGGCTGGGGCTGCTGGGCCAGTTTCCGGCCAGCACCGATCTGACCAGCCGGCCATGGGTCGAAGCGGCCGGCGTGGACGTGCGCAACCAGGCTTTCGTGGAGCGCGGCAACCTGGCGACCGCCGGCGGCTGCCTGGCCGCGCCTTATCTGGCTGCGTGGTTCATCCTGCGCCTGAAGGGGCTGGAGGCGGCACGCGAAGTGCTGCATTACTTTGCGCCCGTTGGCGAGAAGGAGAGCTACGTCGAACGCGCGCTCGCCACCCTCGTGCCGCAACCTGTGGCGGTAGCTGCCTGA
- a CDS encoding aspartate aminotransferase family protein — protein MSIATAPTATPTTRHDAAWLDAHWMPFTANRQFKRDPRMIVAAQGAYFTDGDGRQVFDGLSGLWCTGLGHCRREIAEAVGQQAAKLDYAPAFQFGHPLSFELANKLKSLTPAGLDHVFFTASGSEAADTALKMARAYWRLKGQGGKTRLVGREKGYHGVNFGGISVGGMVGNRKVYGSGIEADHLPHTQPPLGTFAKGQPAEGGKTLADKLLDLIALHDASNIAAVIVEPFSGSAGVVIPPVGYLQRLREICTQHDILLIFDEVITGFGRCGTMTGSDAFGVVPDIMTFAKQVTNGVQPLGGVIAGKDIYDTFMAHGGPDYMLEFAHGYTYSAHPVACAAAIAALDLLEREDGVGRVKALAPHFEAAVHSLKGAKHVLDIRNYGLAAGFTIAPVPGEPAKRPYEIAMACWKKGFYVRYGGDTIQLAPPFISTPAEIDRLVGALGEALDETA, from the coding sequence ATGTCAATTGCCACCGCCCCTACCGCCACGCCCACCACGCGCCACGACGCCGCCTGGCTCGACGCGCACTGGATGCCCTTCACCGCCAACCGCCAGTTCAAGCGCGACCCGCGCATGATCGTGGCCGCGCAGGGCGCCTACTTCACCGACGGCGACGGCCGCCAGGTGTTCGATGGTCTGTCGGGCCTGTGGTGCACGGGCCTGGGCCATTGCCGGCGCGAGATTGCCGAAGCCGTGGGCCAGCAGGCGGCCAAGCTGGACTACGCGCCGGCCTTCCAGTTCGGCCACCCGCTGTCGTTTGAACTGGCCAACAAGCTGAAAAGCCTGACGCCCGCCGGGCTGGACCACGTGTTCTTCACCGCCAGCGGCTCCGAGGCCGCCGACACCGCTCTGAAGATGGCGCGCGCCTACTGGCGCCTGAAGGGCCAGGGTGGCAAGACGCGGCTGGTGGGGCGCGAAAAGGGCTACCACGGCGTCAACTTTGGCGGCATTTCGGTCGGCGGCATGGTGGGTAACCGCAAGGTCTACGGCTCTGGGATAGAGGCCGATCACCTGCCGCACACCCAGCCGCCGCTGGGCACCTTTGCCAAGGGCCAGCCGGCCGAAGGCGGAAAGACGCTAGCCGACAAGCTGCTCGACCTGATCGCCCTGCACGACGCCAGCAACATCGCCGCCGTCATCGTCGAGCCCTTCAGCGGCTCGGCCGGCGTGGTGATTCCGCCCGTGGGCTATTTGCAGCGCCTGCGCGAAATCTGCACCCAGCACGACATCCTGCTGATCTTCGACGAAGTCATCACCGGCTTTGGCCGCTGCGGCACGATGACGGGCAGCGATGCCTTCGGCGTGGTGCCCGACATCATGACCTTCGCCAAGCAAGTCACCAACGGGGTGCAGCCGCTGGGCGGCGTGATCGCCGGCAAGGACATTTACGACACCTTCATGGCGCACGGCGGTCCGGACTACATGCTCGAGTTCGCCCACGGCTACACCTACAGCGCGCATCCCGTGGCGTGTGCCGCCGCCATCGCGGCGCTGGATTTGCTGGAGCGTGAAGACGGCGTCGGCCGCGTGAAAGCCCTGGCGCCGCATTTCGAAGCCGCCGTGCACAGCCTGAAGGGCGCCAAGCATGTGCTCGACATTCGCAATTACGGCTTGGCGGCAGGCTTCACCATCGCGCCCGTGCCCGGTGAGCCCGCCAAGCGGCCGTATGAAATCGCCATGGCGTGCTGGAAGAAAGGGTTTTACGTGCGCTACGGCGGCGACACGATTCAGCTGGCACCGCCCTTCATCAGCACGCCCGCGGAGATTGACCGGCTGGTGGGGGCGCTGGGGGAGGCGTTGGACGAGACGGCTTGA
- a CDS encoding LysR family transcriptional regulator: MQVNRPRPVLGQLADTDLRLLQVFKAVVECGGLSAAELELNIGTSTVSRHVKDLETRLGLVLCRRGRAGFALTAEGQRVYDETLRLLAAVDGFRASVDDIHDRMGGALHIALFDKTASNPQARIHAAIGDFAQQAPDVALHLHVGSIPAIERGVMDGSFALGVIPEHRASASLRYDRLFGETMALYCGGAHSLFNSERLAPDWQALRARKDFAGLGYHSPNMALAHGRRLPRAATAFEQEAIATLILSGRFVGFLPDHYAEPFVQRGQMRALNPGLLHYHCDFVSVLRRSPQPSRAAQAFHRCLLRAHGVG; the protein is encoded by the coding sequence ATGCAAGTAAATCGCCCCCGCCCCGTGCTTGGCCAGTTGGCCGACACGGACTTGCGCCTGCTGCAGGTGTTCAAGGCGGTGGTCGAGTGCGGCGGCCTGTCAGCGGCGGAACTGGAGCTGAACATCGGCACCAGCACCGTCAGCCGCCACGTGAAAGATTTGGAAACGCGCCTCGGCCTGGTGCTGTGCCGGCGCGGGCGCGCCGGCTTTGCGCTGACGGCCGAGGGGCAGCGCGTGTACGACGAAACGCTGCGCCTTTTGGCCGCCGTTGACGGCTTTCGCGCCAGCGTCGACGACATCCACGACCGCATGGGCGGCGCGCTGCACATTGCGCTGTTCGACAAGACGGCCAGCAACCCGCAGGCGCGCATCCACGCCGCCATTGGTGATTTCGCGCAACAGGCGCCCGACGTGGCGCTGCACCTGCACGTGGGCAGCATCCCGGCCATCGAGCGCGGCGTGATGGACGGCAGCTTCGCCCTCGGCGTGATCCCCGAGCACCGCGCCTCGGCCAGCCTGCGCTACGACCGGCTGTTCGGCGAGACCATGGCGCTGTATTGCGGCGGTGCGCACTCGCTATTCAATTCAGAGCGCCTTGCGCCCGACTGGCAAGCGCTGCGGGCCCGAAAAGACTTTGCTGGTTTGGGCTACCACTCGCCCAACATGGCGCTGGCGCACGGCCGCCGGCTGCCGCGCGCGGCCACGGCGTTCGAGCAAGAGGCGATCGCCACGCTGATCCTGTCGGGCCGCTTCGTTGGTTTTCTGCCCGACCACTACGCCGAGCCCTTCGTGCAGCGCGGGCAGATGCGGGCGCTGAACCCGGGGCTGCTTCATTACCACTGCGACTTTGTCAGCGTGCTGCGCCGCTCGCCGCAACCCAGCCGCGCGGCGCAGGCGTTTCACCGGTGTCTGCTGCGGGCGCACGGCGTGGGTTGA
- a CDS encoding PhoX family protein, which yields MNITPVSEYDDNEIVNHSSNQHMDAILAARLSRRGALKGGIGATTAALLGGVGLSACGGSDDDAPPAKATALSFAAVAKTHADKVTVPAGYQVSILHALGDPMQFGDASWSDKGTETAESYDRRIGDGHDGMYFFGMKDGKFDAGTSASGLLCVNHEYVVQPYGLHPAGSTTVDGKRPADEVEKEIRAHGASVVEVKRKASGTDMEMVRGSKYNRRITSATEMAFGGPATGSAKLVNKLSPTGTQAFGMNNNCACGYTPWGTYLTCEENFLNVIGRAAGDDAQRSATEIVALKRYGLPEGRKNPYGWDTPEGEQYQRWNSKVSAGSAPQDYRNIFNTFGWVVEIDPFRPDSKPVKRSALGRFNHEGAWPAPAKAGEPIVIYSGDDARNEYVYKFVSDAKWDPKDVNGGAAVGAKYLDKGTLYVAKFNNDGSGEWLELTFGKNGIDAANKIYPFADQADVLIHCRLAADSRGATKMDRPEWGGVNPLNGEVYMTMTNNSQRDGTKVPLDAANPRKGNQNGHIVRWKEEGSQAGTKFKWDVYLFGARADGKQSENLSGLTDVNDFSSPDGLYFDQRAAGAGGLLWIQTDDGAYTDVTNCMMLAALPGRVGDGGAAKTKEGQATIMGAKPTDATVRRFLVGPFDCEITGVVVTPDGKTLFFNVQHPGEAAADFATNTFTSHWPGNQAPASDTAHAGHKRPRSATVVVTRTDGGVIGI from the coding sequence ATGAACATCACCCCGGTTTCCGAGTACGACGACAACGAGATCGTCAACCATTCGTCCAACCAACACATGGACGCCATCCTCGCCGCGCGCCTGAGCCGCCGCGGCGCGCTCAAGGGCGGCATTGGCGCCACCACGGCGGCCCTGCTGGGCGGCGTGGGCCTGTCGGCCTGCGGCGGCAGCGACGACGACGCGCCGCCAGCCAAAGCCACCGCACTGAGCTTCGCCGCCGTCGCCAAGACCCACGCCGACAAGGTCACCGTGCCCGCCGGCTACCAGGTCAGCATCCTGCATGCGCTGGGCGATCCGATGCAGTTCGGCGACGCCAGCTGGAGCGACAAGGGCACCGAGACCGCCGAGTCCTACGACCGCCGCATTGGCGACGGCCACGACGGCATGTACTTCTTCGGCATGAAGGACGGCAAGTTCGACGCCGGCACCTCGGCCAGCGGCCTGCTGTGCGTCAACCATGAATACGTGGTGCAACCCTACGGCCTGCACCCCGCCGGCAGCACCACGGTGGACGGCAAGCGCCCCGCCGACGAGGTCGAGAAGGAAATCCGCGCCCACGGCGCGAGTGTGGTCGAGGTCAAGCGCAAGGCCAGCGGCACCGACATGGAAATGGTGCGCGGCTCCAAGTACAACCGCCGCATCACCTCGGCCACCGAAATGGCCTTTGGCGGCCCCGCCACCGGCAGCGCCAAGCTGGTGAACAAGCTCTCGCCCACCGGCACGCAGGCCTTCGGCATGAACAACAATTGCGCCTGCGGCTACACGCCCTGGGGCACCTACCTGACGTGCGAGGAGAACTTCCTCAACGTGATCGGCCGCGCCGCCGGTGATGACGCCCAGCGCAGCGCCACCGAGATCGTGGCGCTCAAGCGCTACGGCCTGCCCGAGGGCCGCAAGAACCCCTACGGCTGGGACACGCCCGAGGGTGAGCAGTATCAGCGCTGGAACAGCAAGGTCAGCGCCGGCAGCGCGCCGCAGGACTACCGCAACATCTTCAACACCTTCGGCTGGGTGGTCGAGATCGACCCGTTCCGCCCCGACAGCAAGCCGGTCAAGCGCAGCGCGCTGGGCCGCTTCAACCACGAAGGCGCCTGGCCGGCGCCAGCCAAGGCGGGCGAGCCGATCGTCATCTACAGCGGCGACGACGCGCGCAACGAGTACGTGTACAAGTTCGTGTCCGACGCCAAATGGGACCCGAAGGACGTCAACGGCGGCGCGGCGGTGGGTGCCAAGTACCTGGACAAGGGCACGCTGTACGTCGCCAAGTTCAACAACGACGGCAGCGGCGAGTGGCTGGAGCTGACGTTCGGCAAGAACGGCATCGACGCCGCCAACAAGATCTACCCCTTCGCCGACCAGGCCGACGTGCTGATCCACTGCCGCCTGGCCGCCGACTCGCGCGGCGCCACCAAGATGGACCGGCCCGAATGGGGCGGCGTGAACCCGCTCAATGGCGAGGTCTACATGACCATGACCAACAACTCGCAGCGCGATGGCACCAAGGTGCCGCTGGACGCCGCCAACCCGCGCAAGGGCAACCAGAACGGCCACATCGTGCGCTGGAAGGAAGAAGGCAGCCAAGCCGGCACCAAGTTCAAGTGGGACGTGTACCTGTTCGGCGCGCGCGCCGACGGCAAGCAGAGCGAGAACCTGTCGGGCCTGACCGACGTGAACGATTTCTCCAGCCCCGATGGCCTGTACTTCGACCAGCGCGCGGCCGGCGCCGGCGGCCTGCTGTGGATCCAGACCGACGACGGCGCCTACACCGACGTCACCAACTGCATGATGCTGGCCGCCCTTCCCGGCCGGGTGGGTGATGGCGGCGCCGCCAAGACCAAGGAGGGCCAGGCCACCATCATGGGCGCCAAGCCCACCGACGCCACCGTGCGGCGCTTCCTGGTCGGCCCGTTCGACTGCGAAATCACCGGCGTGGTGGTCACGCCCGATGGCAAGACGCTGTTCTTCAACGTACAGCACCCGGGCGAAGCCGCGGCCGATTTCGCCACCAACACCTTCACCAGCCACTGGCCGGGCAACCAGGCGCCGGCCAGCGACACCGCGCACGCAGGCCACAAGCGCCCGCGCTCGGCCACGGTGGTGGTCACGCGCACCGACGGCGGCGTGATCGGCATCTGA
- a CDS encoding PhoX family protein translates to MTKPPTDSSRRRVLSLFAGAPMLPLASSLSAAGLFTACGGSGDSVAAFKSVSFSSTPAPDLGSPAAMATTNVSSVMTVNFDDGSKVDYKLAYQPFFVTGNQVPNLAGGGILAGGYYDINNRPIIDNTVAASPRQFFSDSPDGTSLLTVANAKVDGVKGNPVFAVVQFEYTTWAQDGKTDMYGKLPSPIAVLTLDQDKTTGKLSLVKYHNVDTSKVHGLWITCGASLSPWGTHLSSEEYEPDAFADRAKNYMNDFSQNLYGNPATANPYHYGHMPEITVNPDGTGTVKKHYCMGRISHELIQMMGDNRTALMGDDATNSAYFIFVADKEKDLSAGTLYAAKVGGSTDFTSTASAAAPLIWIKLGKATSAEIEQLANTLKPTDIMSVKSADPSDASYKKIVANGRTEWIKLNPGMEKAAAFLETHRYAAYVGASMGFTKMEGTTVNLKDKVAYSALQNIQSSMVAGHAANVPGNGISVPKQLVAGGVMALNLKGGQKDTDGAAINSDWVPVDVKPMLVGKDLLAADGKALQGDALGNTADPSLVANPDNLKYSEKMRTLFIGEDSSQHVTNMLWAYHIDTKQLSRIMTLPAGAESTGLQAVDEINGWTYIMSNFQHAGDWGGIHAKVKDTLDPLLKANFNGKFGADVGYLTAASAQMRLSEA, encoded by the coding sequence ATGACCAAACCACCCACCGATTCCTCGCGCCGCCGCGTCCTGTCCCTGTTCGCGGGCGCGCCCATGCTGCCGCTGGCTTCGTCCCTGTCGGCCGCCGGCTTGTTCACCGCCTGTGGCGGCAGTGGCGACAGCGTTGCCGCGTTCAAGAGCGTCAGCTTCAGCTCGACGCCGGCGCCCGATCTGGGCAGCCCCGCCGCCATGGCGACGACCAACGTCTCGTCGGTGATGACGGTGAACTTCGACGACGGCAGCAAGGTCGATTACAAGCTGGCCTACCAGCCCTTCTTCGTCACCGGCAACCAAGTGCCCAATCTCGCCGGCGGCGGCATCCTGGCCGGTGGCTACTACGACATCAACAACCGGCCCATCATCGACAACACCGTGGCCGCCAGCCCGCGCCAGTTCTTCAGCGATTCGCCCGACGGCACCTCGCTGCTGACGGTGGCCAACGCCAAGGTTGACGGCGTCAAGGGCAACCCCGTGTTCGCCGTGGTGCAGTTCGAATACACCACCTGGGCGCAGGACGGCAAGACCGACATGTACGGCAAGCTGCCCTCGCCCATCGCCGTGCTGACGCTGGACCAGGACAAGACCACCGGCAAGCTGTCGCTGGTCAAGTACCACAACGTTGATACGTCCAAGGTGCACGGCCTGTGGATCACCTGCGGCGCCAGCCTGTCGCCCTGGGGCACGCACCTGTCGAGCGAGGAGTACGAGCCGGACGCCTTCGCCGACCGCGCCAAGAACTACATGAACGATTTCAGCCAGAACCTGTACGGCAACCCGGCCACGGCCAACCCGTACCACTACGGCCACATGCCCGAGATCACCGTCAACCCCGACGGCACCGGCACCGTCAAGAAGCACTACTGCATGGGCCGCATCTCGCACGAGTTGATCCAGATGATGGGCGACAACCGCACCGCGCTGATGGGCGACGACGCCACCAACTCGGCCTATTTCATCTTCGTGGCCGACAAGGAGAAAGACCTCTCCGCCGGTACGCTGTACGCCGCCAAGGTGGGCGGCAGCACCGACTTCACCAGCACCGCGTCGGCCGCCGCGCCGCTGATCTGGATCAAGCTGGGCAAGGCCACCAGCGCCGAGATCGAACAGCTGGCCAACACACTCAAGCCGACGGACATCATGAGCGTCAAGAGCGCCGACCCGAGCGACGCCAGCTACAAGAAGATCGTCGCCAACGGCCGCACCGAGTGGATCAAGCTCAACCCCGGCATGGAAAAGGCCGCCGCCTTCCTGGAGACGCACCGCTACGCCGCCTACGTGGGGGCCAGCATGGGCTTCACCAAGATGGAAGGCACCACCGTCAACCTGAAGGACAAGGTGGCCTATTCGGCGCTGCAGAACATCCAGTCGTCGATGGTGGCGGGCCACGCCGCCAACGTGCCCGGCAATGGCATCTCGGTGCCCAAGCAGCTGGTGGCCGGCGGCGTGATGGCGCTGAACCTGAAGGGCGGTCAGAAGGACACCGACGGCGCCGCCATCAACAGCGACTGGGTGCCGGTCGACGTCAAGCCCATGCTGGTCGGCAAGGACCTGCTGGCCGCCGACGGCAAGGCCCTGCAGGGCGACGCGCTGGGCAACACCGCCGACCCCAGCCTGGTGGCCAACCCGGACAACCTGAAGTACTCCGAGAAGATGCGCACGCTGTTCATCGGCGAGGACTCCAGCCAGCACGTCACCAACATGCTGTGGGCGTACCACATCGACACCAAGCAGCTGTCACGCATCATGACCCTGCCGGCCGGCGCCGAATCCACCGGCCTGCAGGCGGTGGACGAGATCAACGGCTGGACCTACATCATGAGCAACTTCCAGCACGCTGGCGACTGGGGCGGCATTCACGCCAAGGTCAAGGACACGCTGGATCCGCTGCTCAAGGCCAACTTCAACGGCAAGTTCGGCGCCGACGTGGGCTACCTGACGGCGGCGTCGGCGCAGATGCGGCTAAGCGAAGCCTGA